A window of Motilibacter rhizosphaerae genomic DNA:
CGTTGCCGAGCCGGGCGACGAACGAGGCGTCGATCTTCACCGCCTGCAGCGGGAACCGGTGGAGGTAGGCCAGGGAGCTGTGCCCGGTGCCGAAGTCGTCGAGCAGGATGTGCGCCCCGGCGTCGCCCAAGGCCGTCAGCGCCGCCGCGGCGGACTCGATGTCGTCTAGCAGCACGCCCTCGGTGACCTCCAGCCCGAGGCTGCCCGGCGCCAGCCCGCTGGTGTCGAGGACCGAGGCGACGAGCCGGGGGAGGTCGGGGTCGTCGAGCTGCACGGGGCTGAGGTTGACCGCGAGCCGCAGCGGCGCGCCGTCCGGGCCCTCGATGCCGGCGCGCTGCCAGGACGCGACGGTGCGGGAGGCCTCGCCGAGCACCCAGGCGCCGAGCGGCACGATGAGCCCGAGCCGCTCCGCCACGGGGATGAACTCGGTGGGACCGACGGTCCCCCGGGTCGGGCTGTGCCAGCGCAGCAGCGCCTCCACGCCGACGGGGATGCCGGAGGGCCCGTCCACCACGGGCTGGAAGTCGAGCGAGAACTCCCCGTTGCGCATCGCCCGGCGCAGGTCGTCCTCGAGGCCGACGCGCGCGACCGACCACGCGCGCATGCCGGCGTCGTACGCCGCCACCTGCCCCCGCCCGCGCTGCTTCGCGCGGGCGATCGCGGCTGCGGCCTCCCCGAGCAGCAGCGCCGCGGCCTCGTCCGGGGCGCTCGTCATCCGCCGCGGCAGGGCCACGCCGGCGCACGCGGTCAGGTAGTGCTTGCGCCCCCCGAGGTCGAACGGCTCGAGCCACGCGTCGCGCAGCCGGCTCGCGAGCGCCAGGCCCTCCCGCTCACCCTCCGGCCCCTGCGGCACGGTCGCGAGGACGACGAACGCGTCGCCGTCGACCCGGGCGAGGCTCTCCCCGGGCTGCAGGGCGCGGCTCAGCCGCTGCGCCGCCGCCCCCAGCAGCGAGTCGCCGGAGCCCGCGCCGAAGGCGTCGTTGACGTCCTTGAAGTCGTCGACGTCGAGCAGCACGACGCACGGCGCGTCGTCGCGGGCGGTGCGGGCGGCGAGCTCCTCCATCGCCCAGCGGCGGTTGGGCAGGCCGGTGAGCGCGTCGTGCAGAGCGGCGTGCGCCGAGCGCTCGACGATGCGGACCCGCTCGAGCGCGGCGGCCAGCAGGTTGGCGAGCCCCGTGAGGACCGCGGCCTCCTCGCTGGTGTACTCGCGGCGCACGTGGCTGTGGACCCGGAGCAGGCCCCAGGGCCCGTCGCTGCCGGGCACCGGCACGACGATGGCGCTCACCAGCGCCTCGTCCCAGGGCGGGGGGGTCGGGAACCGCGGGTCGGTGGTGCGGTCGGAGACGACCAGCGGCTCGCCCGACTCCAGCACGTGCCAGGAGGGGCGCCCGGGCGCGACGGGGTAGGTGAAGCCCACCGGCGGCACCGACCCGGCGCGCTCGGAGCGGACCGACGCCGCGACGCGGACCAGGGCCTCGTCGCGGCGGTGCTCGAGCAGCATCCCGAGCTCGCCCGGCACCAGCTCGAGCGCCGTCGCCATCGCGTCCTCGAACAGCCGGGCGAGGTCGGTCTCGACGAGCGCGCGCCGCCCGAACTCCGCCAGCACCCGCTGCTGCGTGGCGCGCTCGGTCTCGCGGCGGTGCAGCCAGCCGGTGAGGACGGCGAGCGCCACCGCGCTGGCGTCGACGGCCGCGGCCGAGGAGACCGCGTCGCTCCAGCGCACGGCACCCACGACGGCGAGCGCGAGCAGCCCGACCGTCGCGCACAGCGACGACCACCCCGCGTGCACCCAGGCGCGGGCGCGCTCGACGGTCGCGAAGGCGACGGGGACGCCCCACGGCACGAAGCCGAAGCCGAACCACGGGGCGCCGCCGCGCACGCCGGCGTAGGCGCTCGCGGCCAGCACGGCCGGGTAGACGAGGAGGATCCGCTCGAGCAGCCCGCGCGAGGCGCGGTCCAGCCGGCCGGAGAGCAGGACGGCGGCGAGCAGGACCGCCATGACCGCCAGCGCGACGTCGGCGACGAGGTCGCTGCCGGGCGAGCGGGACAGCGCGCTCCAGACGACGTACGTCGTCGGTCCCGCCGCGTAGAGCCAGCCGACCGCCCGGGCGAACCCCCGGTGGTCGGGCGGCGCCGGTGGGACCCGTGCGACGCTGCCGTCCCCCTCGCCCACGCCCCGCCCGTCCTCGTCTCGCGCCCGTCGGCACGTGCCCGTCTGCTGGCGCCGGTCTGCCTGCTCGTGCCGGTCTGCCCTGCTGGTGCTCGTCCTGCTGTGCTGTGCTGCCCTGCTGTGCTGCCCTGCTGGTGCAGCCGTACGCGCGCGCGGCGGCAGGGCCTCCACCGGGTCGATCCGGTCGAGGACCTCCTCGCCGCCCTCGACACCATTGCCGAGCGTGACTGGTGCGGACGCTGCGCGAGCGCAGACCAGCCAAGCCCAGCTCGGCCGGTCAGGCAAGCCCAGCTGCCCGGCCTGTCCGCCTTGCGTGCAATGTCCCCACCAGCCGGGTGGGGTCGCCCGTGCTCAGCCGGCACCGACGAGCGGCTGCACCTCCTGCGCGGCGAAGCGCGCGAACTCCCGCGGGTCCGGGTCGTCCACGGTCGGCTGCAGGACGACGGTCGTCGCGCCCGCGTCGGCCAGCCGGCGCACGCGCGCCGCGACCTGCTCGGCGTCCCCCGCGACCGCCACGTCGTCGCTGGGCGCGATCTCCCAGCGCGCGAGCTCGCCCCGGATGCGCTCCGCGGCACCCGGTCCCGTCGCGGTGAGCAGGCTGGCGACGACGCGCGGGGCACCGGGCCGACCGGACTCCGCCCGTCCGGTGGCGACGTGCCCGGTCGCCGCGGCGACGGCCGCGGGCGTCAGCCCGAAGACCAGCAGGGCGCCCTCCGACACCCGTCCGGCGAGCGCGAGCGTGCGCTTGCCGATGCCCCCGACGAGCAGCTCGGGCGGCGCGCTCGGCGGCCAGTCGAGCGCCACGCCGTCGAGCCGGACGTAGCGCCCCTGCCGCGTGACGCGCTCGCCCGCCAGCAGGTCGCGCAGGGCCTCGGCGTGCTCCTGCAGCAGCGTCATGGGCGACTCCACGCGGGCGCCGACCTGGCCCATCCAGTCCAGCACCCCGTGCCCGATCCCCAGCCGCAGCCGGCCGGGGAAGAGGCGCTCGAGCGTCGCCGCCTCCATCGCGGTGAGCGCGACGTTGCGGAGCGGCACGGGCAGCAGCCCCACGCCCACCCGCAGCCGGGAGGTCCACGCCAGCGCCGCGGCGGCCGCCGAGACCCCGGCCTCGCGGAAGCAGTCCTCCCAGAGCCACAGCTCCTCGAGGCCCGCCGCCTCGGCGGCCTCGGCCACCCTGCGCAGCTGCTCCGGCGGGAGGCCGGGGAGGAAGACCGTGCCGATGGTGGTCACGCGGGCTCCTGTCTCGTCATGGTGGGTCGTCCGGGTGGTGGTCGGGGTGGTGGTCGGGGCGGCGCTCAGGTCCTACCACGGCCGCCCGACAGTGCTGGTGGCCCCCCGGCGTGCGACGGAGGACGTCGAGGTGGACGCAGGCCGCAGGTCTCGCGCATCATTGGCACTCGATGCGCAGGAGTGCCAGCGCACCCGAGGAGGAGGAACACCGTGCCGACCTACCAGTACGCCTGCACGGCGTGCGAGCACCGCTTCGAGGCCGTCCAGTCGTTCAGCGACGACGCGCTGACCGAGTGCCCCGCGTGCGGGGGGCGGCTGCGCAAGGTCTACTCCGCGGTCGGCGTCGTGTTCAAGGGCTCGGGGTTCTACCGCAACGACAGCCGCACGAGCGGGGCCGGGAGCGGCTCCTCGTCGAGCAGCGACGCCGCGTCGTCGGCGACCGCCAGCACGGGCTCGTCGGACTCCAGCAGCACCGGGTCCGCCGGCGGCACGGGCGGCTCGGGCGCGAGCAGCACCGGCACCGGCTCCACCGCCGGCGGGTCGGCCGGCACGTCGGGGAGCAGCACGTCCTCGGGCGGCTCCTCCAGTCCGGCTCCCGCGGGCGGCTCGTCCAGCTCGGGCTCCTCCTCCGCCGCCTGACGCGGCCGGCGCCCTCCCTCGGGCGCGGACGCGGCCTGTGGACGGCGCGGCGTGCTCGTACGCCGGGTCGTCCACAGCCCTCCGCGACCCCCTCCTCGCGGCCGCTGCCGCCGCCTAGCGTGCCGGGGTGCCGCCTCCCGCCCCCCGCTCTCGTGGCCTGCTCCCGCTGCGGGCCCGCCTCGCCCGGCTGCGGCGCCGCGCGCGGTGGCACCGGCGCCCGCTCCTCGCCCTGCTGACGGGCGTCGCGGTCGCCAGCGCCCTGCTCGCGCTGCGCCCCGCGCCCGCCCCCTCCCGGGCGGTCACGGTCGCCGCCCGCGACCTGCGGGCCGGTGAGGTCGTGCGCGGGAGCGTCCTGCGCGACGTGCG
This region includes:
- a CDS encoding FmdB family zinc ribbon protein yields the protein MPTYQYACTACEHRFEAVQSFSDDALTECPACGGRLRKVYSAVGVVFKGSGFYRNDSRTSGAGSGSSSSSDAASSATASTGSSDSSSTGSAGGTGGSGASSTGTGSTAGGSAGTSGSSTSSGGSSSPAPAGGSSSSGSSSAA
- a CDS encoding LLM class flavin-dependent oxidoreductase, which translates into the protein MTTIGTVFLPGLPPEQLRRVAEAAEAAGLEELWLWEDCFREAGVSAAAAALAWTSRLRVGVGLLPVPLRNVALTAMEAATLERLFPGRLRLGIGHGVLDWMGQVGARVESPMTLLQEHAEALRDLLAGERVTRQGRYVRLDGVALDWPPSAPPELLVGGIGKRTLALAGRVSEGALLVFGLTPAAVAAATGHVATGRAESGRPGAPRVVASLLTATGPGAAERIRGELARWEIAPSDDVAVAGDAEQVAARVRRLADAGATTVVLQPTVDDPDPREFARFAAQEVQPLVGAG
- a CDS encoding putative bifunctional diguanylate cyclase/phosphodiesterase, which gives rise to MGEGDGSVARVPPAPPDHRGFARAVGWLYAAGPTTYVVWSALSRSPGSDLVADVALAVMAVLLAAVLLSGRLDRASRGLLERILLVYPAVLAASAYAGVRGGAPWFGFGFVPWGVPVAFATVERARAWVHAGWSSLCATVGLLALAVVGAVRWSDAVSSAAAVDASAVALAVLTGWLHRRETERATQQRVLAEFGRRALVETDLARLFEDAMATALELVPGELGMLLEHRRDEALVRVAASVRSERAGSVPPVGFTYPVAPGRPSWHVLESGEPLVVSDRTTDPRFPTPPPWDEALVSAIVVPVPGSDGPWGLLRVHSHVRREYTSEEAAVLTGLANLLAAALERVRIVERSAHAALHDALTGLPNRRWAMEELAARTARDDAPCVVLLDVDDFKDVNDAFGAGSGDSLLGAAAQRLSRALQPGESLARVDGDAFVVLATVPQGPEGEREGLALASRLRDAWLEPFDLGGRKHYLTACAGVALPRRMTSAPDEAAALLLGEAAAAIARAKQRGRGQVAAYDAGMRAWSVARVGLEDDLRRAMRNGEFSLDFQPVVDGPSGIPVGVEALLRWHSPTRGTVGPTEFIPVAERLGLIVPLGAWVLGEASRTVASWQRAGIEGPDGAPLRLAVNLSPVQLDDPDLPRLVASVLDTSGLAPGSLGLEVTEGVLLDDIESAAAALTALGDAGAHILLDDFGTGHSSLAYLHRFPLQAVKIDASFVARLGNDPAAEAIVAAVAQMARTLGLEVVAEGVEDASQRAQVAAHGVTRLQGFGIARPMPGDVTLDWLAAAPRPV